In one Micrococcales bacterium genomic region, the following are encoded:
- a CDS encoding Sir2 family NAD-dependent protein deacetylase produces MNDITAAKKMVGAAQRIVVLSGAGISTGAGIPDFRGPQGVWTKNPAAERVSNLDDYLHSAEVRKVAWQRRDEMYMQAAHPTAAHQSIVDLETAGKLLAIVTQNTDGLHLAAGNSPDRVLEMHGNIRSWRCEDCGATGPMADQLARLDAGEEDPDCPKCGGITRATVILFGEMLDPRPLERAYQVAGECDLMVAIGTTLVVQPVASLVSVALQGGAKVIIVNAEATPYDSQANSVLRGDIQDVIPELLASTNGTQIHSKQEEQ; encoded by the coding sequence ATGAACGACATCACCGCTGCGAAGAAGATGGTTGGAGCCGCCCAGCGGATTGTTGTACTGAGCGGCGCGGGCATTTCGACCGGCGCCGGCATACCTGATTTCCGCGGACCGCAGGGCGTGTGGACCAAGAATCCGGCGGCCGAGCGGGTCTCTAATCTCGATGACTACCTGCATAGTGCCGAAGTCCGCAAGGTCGCCTGGCAACGCCGCGACGAAATGTATATGCAGGCCGCCCACCCGACCGCGGCGCACCAGTCGATCGTCGATCTCGAGACGGCTGGCAAGCTCTTGGCCATAGTCACCCAAAACACCGATGGCTTGCACCTGGCGGCTGGGAACAGCCCTGACAGGGTATTGGAGATGCACGGCAACATTCGGAGCTGGCGTTGCGAAGACTGCGGCGCCACCGGTCCGATGGCGGATCAGCTGGCTCGCTTGGACGCCGGGGAGGAAGACCCAGATTGCCCCAAATGTGGTGGCATCACCCGGGCCACGGTCATCCTATTTGGCGAGATGCTTGACCCTAGGCCGTTAGAACGGGCCTACCAGGTGGCCGGTGAATGCGACCTGATGGTCGCCATTGGCACAACCCTGGTGGTCCAACCGGTGGCCTCTTTGGTTTCGGTCGCCCTGCAAGGCGGGGCCAAGGTGATTATCGTCAACGCCGAGGCCACACCCTACGACTCCCAGGCCAATTCGGTTCTGCGCGGCGACATCCAAGACGTCATCCCTGAGCTGTTGGCCAGCACTAACGGGACACAAATACACTCAAAACAGGAGGAACAATGA
- a CDS encoding class I SAM-dependent methyltransferase — protein MTGQTYMDINRIFTIRESGHRIHNPFTPNQLALLGQVLRLEPGATALDLGSGSGEMLCTWARDHALTGTGVDLCAMFTEQARARAVELGVADRVRFVHADAAGYVTPDAEGPVDLAACVGATWIGDGVPGTVELLAQSLRPGGIMLIGEPYWRQMPPDQITVEECEAAGPDDFLILPELLEQFGGLGYDVVEMVLANQDSWDRYQAAQWLTMRTWLDAHPDDDMAGQVRAELTAEPARYARSTRQYVGWGVFALRAR, from the coding sequence TTGACAGGGCAGACGTATATGGACATCAACCGCATCTTTACCATCCGCGAATCCGGCCACCGCATCCACAATCCCTTCACTCCCAACCAGCTCGCCCTGCTGGGCCAGGTACTCCGTCTAGAACCAGGGGCCACCGCCCTTGACCTGGGCAGCGGTTCGGGGGAAATGCTTTGCACCTGGGCCCGCGACCACGCCTTGACCGGAACCGGTGTTGACCTTTGCGCCATGTTTACCGAGCAGGCCAGGGCGCGCGCGGTCGAACTTGGCGTGGCTGATCGCGTCCGGTTTGTCCATGCCGACGCCGCCGGCTATGTCACGCCCGATGCCGAAGGGCCAGTTGACCTAGCCGCTTGCGTTGGGGCGACTTGGATTGGTGACGGCGTGCCCGGCACGGTCGAGTTACTGGCCCAAAGCCTCAGGCCCGGCGGGATCATGCTGATTGGCGAGCCCTACTGGCGCCAGATGCCCCCGGACCAGATAACCGTAGAGGAGTGCGAAGCGGCTGGCCCAGATGATTTCCTGATTCTGCCTGAGCTGCTGGAACAGTTTGGTGGCTTGGGTTATGACGTGGTCGAAATGGTCTTGGCCAATCAGGACAGCTGGGATCGCTACCAGGCGGCGCAATGGCTGACCATGCGGACCTGGCTCGACGCCCATCCAGATGACGACATGGCTGGTCAAGTCCGCGCCGAATTGACGGCCGAACCGGCTCGCTACGCCCGCTCCACCCGTCAGTATGTTGGTTGGGGCGTTTTCGCGCTGCGCGCGCGTTGA
- a CDS encoding ATP-binding cassette domain-containing protein — MNSPVTFSHLTFAWPDGGLVLDSVTGAFSLGRTGLVGGNGCGKSTLLRLIAGQLRPTEGSLEAGQVAYLPQSITLSAGDTVADLLGVKAKLEAWQAIEAGSVDPAHFEALGEDWDIEARVEKALRTVRQTGGNMTSISADRLVSTLSGGEAMALAVAGVRLRRAAITLLDEPTNNLDQAMRALVLDMLRTWPGTLVVASHDTGLLELMDATAELYDHQLTVFGGPYSQWRQAKAGEQAAAAQTVKAARQEVRLAKHQRAATVERTARSLANGRKKALGEGLGKSARYRQQGGAEQNAGRARGIAADRLAAAQSALTEATDKVRREQHISIDLPDPGVSSSRTILTLAWADQQFIVQGPERVALTGRNGVGKTSLIEAMLGLRPSQLDLPKASLATARVGYLPQRFDNLDEASSALDNVLAAAPSATPAAVRSNLARLLIRGDAVFRPVADLSGGERFRVALARLLLAQPPPQLLILDEPTNNLDLTSVDQLIEALSQYRGAVLVVSHDAEFRRRLGVEVALELTGPTITVHRS, encoded by the coding sequence ATGAATTCACCTGTCACTTTTTCTCATCTCACCTTTGCCTGGCCCGATGGCGGCCTGGTCCTTGACTCTGTCACCGGCGCCTTTAGCCTGGGGCGGACCGGTTTAGTCGGTGGTAACGGCTGCGGCAAATCGACGCTGTTGCGCCTGATCGCCGGTCAGCTGCGGCCCACCGAAGGCAGCCTTGAGGCAGGTCAGGTGGCCTACCTGCCTCAGTCAATTACCTTGAGCGCTGGCGATACTGTCGCCGACCTACTTGGCGTCAAGGCCAAGCTCGAGGCCTGGCAGGCAATTGAGGCCGGCTCGGTTGACCCTGCCCACTTCGAGGCCTTAGGGGAGGACTGGGATATCGAAGCCAGGGTTGAAAAAGCCTTGCGAACTGTCCGGCAAACCGGCGGCAACATGACCAGCATCAGTGCCGATCGCCTGGTCAGCACGCTTTCAGGCGGCGAGGCCATGGCACTGGCCGTGGCCGGAGTCCGTTTGCGGCGGGCAGCCATCACCCTGCTGGACGAGCCGACCAACAACCTCGACCAGGCGATGCGGGCGTTAGTGCTCGACATGTTGCGGACCTGGCCGGGCACTTTGGTGGTGGCTAGCCACGACACCGGGCTGCTTGAACTGATGGACGCCACAGCGGAACTCTATGACCACCAGCTGACGGTATTCGGCGGGCCCTACTCGCAATGGCGCCAAGCCAAGGCCGGCGAGCAGGCGGCCGCCGCCCAGACCGTCAAAGCAGCCCGCCAGGAGGTGCGCCTGGCCAAACATCAGCGCGCAGCGACAGTCGAGCGAACCGCCCGCTCCTTGGCCAACGGCCGGAAAAAGGCCCTTGGCGAAGGACTGGGCAAAAGCGCCCGTTACCGCCAACAAGGTGGCGCCGAACAAAACGCCGGGCGGGCGCGAGGCATTGCGGCAGACCGTCTGGCCGCCGCCCAGTCAGCCCTGACCGAGGCGACGGACAAGGTTCGGCGCGAGCAGCACATCAGCATTGACCTGCCGGATCCCGGTGTTAGCTCTTCCCGAACGATCTTGACATTGGCCTGGGCTGATCAGCAGTTCATTGTCCAGGGCCCCGAGCGGGTGGCTTTGACCGGGCGCAACGGCGTGGGCAAAACCAGCCTGATCGAGGCCATGCTTGGGTTGCGGCCCAGCCAGCTTGACCTACCTAAGGCCAGCCTGGCCACGGCGCGGGTTGGCTATTTGCCGCAGCGGTTCGACAACCTAGACGAGGCGTCTAGTGCTCTTGACAATGTCCTGGCGGCGGCACCGTCCGCGACGCCAGCAGCTGTGCGATCAAATCTGGCCCGCCTGCTGATCCGGGGCGATGCCGTCTTCCGCCCCGTGGCCGATCTGTCTGGCGGCGAACGTTTCCGGGTCGCCTTGGCTCGTTTGCTTTTGGCCCAGCCGCCACCACAGTTGCTCATTTTGGACGAGCCAACCAACAACCTCGACCTGACATCGGTAGACCAGCTGATCGAAGCTCTCAGCCAGTACCGTGGGGCGGTTCTAGTGGTCAGCCATGACGCGGAATTCCGCCGCCGGCTCGGTGTCGAGGTGGCGCTTGAGCTGACCGGCCCAACTATCACCGTGCATCGCAGCTAG